The genome window CGTTGGTTCCCCAAACATAAGAATAAGACGAGGAAATTTGTCCATTTGCTAAAGCAGCTAGCGGTGCATCACCAGGTCCTTGATATCCATTAAAGTAACTGAGCTTTAAATTACCGGTATGATCACTTCCGGCCTGCAAATAACCATCTAAAGCTTTAGAGTTAGACGCTGTTAATTGGTTAATATAATGTTGTTGGAATGTCTCAGATATTCTTCCTTGAATTCCATCGCGCATCAAATTACCCAAAGGAGAACTTGATTGACTATTATTCTGTAAGCCAGTTTCAAGCTTTGGTTGCTCTTGAACAACTGGCGCACTAGCATTGCCGCTAGCAACAGCTTTGGTTGAAGTTGAAGCTAAACCTAAACTGATCCCAAATCCAAAGGTGGTAATCCCCGCTACGAGCCAGAGCTTACCAGCCTTATACATCTTGTAATGAACTTTCTCGTCCATTAAAATATGTTTCTTTCTATTAAGTTTCACATGAATTCCTCCTAAAATGGTCTCTAATAATTATTACTAACAGAATCATATTAACACAAAATTCTGGATATAAGTAGTCCCATTCTAATTTGCACTAAAGTTTAATTTCTCAGGAACAGTTATATAGTGAATATATTCATCAGGATTTCAAATAGTTCATGATCTTGGATTGGTTTATAAAACTTGGATCTTTAAACACTTCTTTGGTCGAAATCACAAAACATGCGCAATATATCTAATTCAGTTCTTGTTTGAAGTTATGCAGGTTATTAAAGCATTTAGGAATATATACAATTGAAATTAACTTATTGAACGACGAGACTCTCTAACAAAAAATTGGATACAAAAAAAGCCTCACATTGTGAGGCTTTCATCGTTTAAAGATTATTTAAAGCTAACGTATCTACCGTCAACCCATTGGTTTCCACCAAGGTTGTAGTAAGTAACACCAGCAACTGTTTGTTTCTTGAATACCTTCCAAGCAGTTCCGTCAGGTAATCTCTTAGCTGCGCCAGCTTCTTGAACAAGTTCAGCTGAACCTGCACCAGTGTAGACAGCAATTCCGTAACCAGGAACATAAGTTACAGTTGCAGTTCCAGTAGCGTCAACAGCTGTGTCAGGAGCCTGACCAGCTTTAACGTATTCAGCTTTAACATAGCTACCGTCACTTAACTTGTACCAAGTTTCGCCATCACTGTAAACAGCTTTGTTTGTAACTTGTACAGAAGTACCGTGAAGAAGTTGCTTGCCAGTCCATTCAGCTCTTGGAGCACTGTATGCACGAACATTGTAGCCTGGAACATAATCAATGTAAGCAGGGCTCATGTTGAATGCAGTTTCAGTTGGTGCTTCTACACCAGAACCAACAGTGATTACACGAGTTAATTTAGAAACTTTGCCAGCTTTGTTAGTAACTACATAGTTTAATGTGTAAGTACCTTCAACGTTAGTGTTGATCTGACCGTTAATCTTAACATCAAGTGAATCATCGCCTTGGCCTTTCCAAGCTGCAGCGCCTGGACGAGCGAAGAATTGGATACCCTTGTAAGGATCAAATTGTGCACCCTTAGCAATTGTTACATTCTGTCCACCAGAAGTGAATGCAATAACTGGTGAGCCAGCAACTACGCCACTACCGTCAGTAATTTCGATTGGGAGTGTATAAGTAGCAGGAGCGCCATTAGCAAAGATCTGATCAGCATCATGTCTTGAAAGTTTAGCTTCTGGATTTGAGATGTTTGAGCCATCTTCAGAAGCAGTTGCAGTATCAGGAGAAACCTTATCGCTACCGAAAACATCAGTAGTTAAAGCGCCACCCTTGAATAAGTGACCTTGTGCATCAGTGATTGCAACTTTCTTGTTAGTGTTACCAGCATCAACGTTCTTGTTGATTGATTGTAATGGTTTGTAAGTAACAGTGATTTCGTACTTACCTGGCTTAGTAACATCAACTTTACTTGTGTCGATTGTCAAGTCTTCTGCTGGGATAGCACCATTAGCGATGTATGCAGTAGCAGCATCACCTTTAATGCCTGCACCAGAGTAAGCGTTGAAGTAACCATTAGTCTTGCTGTCTGTTTCAGTGTTAGGGTTAGATAACTTAGCAGTCATGTATTTCTGAATGTTATCAGTAACTCTAGCTTTAAGTTGATCAGCAGTATAGTAGTTAGCTGTGAATGAGGCAGGTGCAAAGTATGCATCTGATTTGCTAGGAGCAGCACTTGATGCTGATGAACCAGTACCAGATACAATAACTCCACCAGATGGGTAGTATGGATTGTCATTAGCAGCAGCACTTGTTTCTAATGAACCATAGTTGAACCAGTTATTGATTGTTGCACCATTGCCGTAGTATGAAGCTCCACTTGTGTATGTATCAAATGATACTTGTGGAAGATACTTGCTAGGAACATCAACTTTAGTAGTCCGACCAGCATTAGCAACGATCTTGTCTAAGTTAGTTGCTGGTACAGTATAATTTGGTTTACTATCTGGATCTTTTTGAGTGACAAATCTACTATCAGGAATACCCATTATCAACTGATTAATTGATTCTCCTAAAGTAGACTGAAAAGCCGTATGAGCATCTGGTTTTGAATTATTACGTCCATAGTTATCAAAAATACCATCAGATGTACGAGAAGAATTAGGATTAAAATAAAAGGTTTTAGTGTGATCGATTACCAAGTTAGCAATCGCATCTGAACCAACACCTGTTTTAGCTGTACCACCAGTAACAGGAATATCATATTTAGTTAAATCAACGTATATGTTTTTAAAGTCTGTAACATTTTTAACTTTAGTACCGTCCAAATAAGGCGCTGCGGCTTTATACATTACATCAATCAATCCAGCAGCTTTAACTTGAGCACCAGTTCCAATACTATACATGTATTCATCAACTGCATCATTAACTGCTTTTGCAGCATTAACACGACTTTGAGCTGCTGTAGTTTCTTTACCGACTGTTGTAGTTGAAGTTACTTTACCTGCAGCGTTGATGTAGTAGATGTCTACTGCATCGTTATAGCTACCAAATTTAGAATAGTAAAGGTTAGGGTCTGTTGAGTAGTTATCTGTTGCTAAGCCTGAGCCCTTCATAGAAGTGCCAAAAGGATCGTTTGCAGCTAAAGCATCAGTTCCTACAATACCGCCAGTTAAGCTAGCCAAAGCAGTCAAGTCAATATTGTTCTTGCTGTCTGTGTAGTCTGCTAAGTTTGTGCCAGCAGGTACAACGACAAATCTCTTGCTATCCATTGGTAAACCAGTTGCGTTATCAATACCATTAATACCAAATGATGGGCTGTAGAAGTCACCTGGTAAACGAGTGATGTTGCCTAAGCCGCTTGTATCAACAGTATACTTAGCATTGTGTGACAACCAGATTGTAGGTGTCTTGTATTCGTTTTGGCCTGAATCTTTGAAGATCATCTGGATGCTGATACGGTCAGCATTCTTGATTTCGTCTTTAGTGATGAATTCGTTCTTCAATGGATCCTTGCCGTTAACGATCATTCTAGCTTTGTAGATGCCAGTAGTTGTCAAGTCCTTCAATGGGAAGCTAGCATCTTTAGGGTTCATCATTGATTTAAGAATGACATTCCAAACTTTACTTCCTTCATTTGCAGGAGCAGCAGTAACATATCCGTTACCAACTTTGAACTTACCAGCAATATCATTAAATGGGTTACCTGACTTATCTACACCTCTGTTTTTAGCAGGAACCAAGTTGATAAGTTCTTTCTCAGTATAAGTTTGAAGGTTAACTAAGTTATCTCCAACAAAACTAATGCTTGGATCATTTTCGTCAACAACAGTTGTATCTGTTCCACCGTTAGGAACAACTGTTACATATCCACTTTCTCCAGCATCATCCGAGTCAAGCGGTGTAAATGTTGCTTGCTTTCCATTTATCTTATTTGCTACACCTGCAATATTAGATGTAAACACATTATACGGAGCAACAGCTGGTTTTGAAGTGGTAGTAACAAACCACCAAAGGGGCAGATTAGCAATCTGTTGTTTTAATTGGGCTGCCAAAACTTCCTTAGTATAATCACCAACGGTCTTTGTCTGATCCTTATCTCCCCAAAAATAGGTACTTGATAAAGGAGTTTCTCCGTGATCCTTATCTACCTTAGTATCATTATCAAATTGAGCAGCCCAACTAGAAAAGGTAACTTGATTATACTTGTTAACAGTCCCGTACTGATCTTTAACTAAATTCCCAATATATGCAACAGATACCCCATTAGTCAATGAAGAACCATTAAAGCCTACCCCCAACATCCAAGAAGTATATACAGATGAAAGAGGTAATGAATCTGCAGGACCATTGTTCACAAAAGTATTATAAGCATTCGTAGCAAACTCTGATCTAGCACTTTCAGCTGTATCTTTTAATCTTTTAAGGTAAGCTTTATCTACAGCATTCGTTTCAGGTTTCGCAATATCTTTAACATTAATTGAAGTTAATTGATCCCAATCAGCGTCACTAACTGGAACAATTGAGTTGTCTGCTTTAAAAGCAGCGGTAATGTTGTCTTGAAGACCAGCAGCCTTAACAGTTTGCTGACCAGCAGCTGTCATTAAAGCTGGTGTTACAGCTGGTGCAGCAGCAAGTAAAGTTGCAGATGCTACACCAAAATATTTAACAAAAGTTTTTTTCAAAATCTTCCTCCTAATAATCGGATCTTTCTATATAGATTTCACATTTACATTATAGGATATTGCCGTAAACAATGCAAAACTATCCTAACAATGAAAAGGTTGTTACAATTTTTTAACAATCAGTGATTAGCCCTGGATTCCGTATTCAGATTTAATCCATTGATCTTTACCAACGTTATAGTATCCGTTCAATTCGCCAAATACTTGCCATTCAGTACCATCTTGTAAGAACTGTTCAGTTGGCTGAGTTGTATCAGCTCCTTTATAAACCCGAACGCCATAACCTGGTACATAGCTGATCTTGATTGAACCAGTCATTGGTTTCATATGATCAACTGGGTTAAGTGAAATATAGCTTCCGTCAACCCATTGGTTAGCGCCAACTTGATACCAAGTCTTGCCATCAATTGTTGTCTTATGATCAATCTTCCAAGCTGACATATCTGGTAATCTTTGACCAGTGAACTTGCCATTCGGTGCGTCCCAAACATTAATTCCGTAACCAGGAACGAAGTTTACATAACCAATGGCATTAAATTCAGTAACATCGGGCGTTGCTGGTTTAGATGGATCAGTTGGAGCAGTGTTACCAATAACTGTAATTGTACGAGTCATTGTTGTTGACTTGCCACTTGCAATATCAGTTGCAGTATAAGTTAATGTGTAGTTACCAGGAACAGTTGTATCAACGTTACCAGCAATTGTTACGTTAATTCCTGTCTTAGCAGGATCAATAACGTAATCAACACCGTCATCAGCAGTTCCGTTAGCGATCATTTGGTTGATTTCATCCATACTATGACCAACTTTGAATTTCATTGGGTCAAAGCTATCGCCAGTCTTAATTGTTTGATCAAGACCGCCCATGAAGTAGAATCCTGGTTCATTAGTTGAAGCAATCGTTACAGGAATTGTGATAGTTGAGCTTTCACTACCTAAACCAAATTTGCCATTCTTAGCATTAGTATAAGTAATCTTAACATCATAAGTACCTGCTTTAGAAAGATCTACAGCTGAAGCATCAACACTAAATGATGAACCGTCGCCAGCATTATTTGTGTTAGCATCAGGTCTTTGAGTGTAGAAGATTGCTCCATTAGGGAAGTCAACGTCAGCAGGTAAGTTGTTAGTATCGATTGGATTCTTTGAAGAAGTCTTAATATCTTCGTCAGAGATCAATACTTGCTTCTTAACAACTGCATCACCAAAAGCACCCTTGATGTAGCTTGCTAACTTATTCTGGGAAGTAGTCTTACTACTTGCATCGTAGAATCTTGAATCACCAACTGTGATATTCATTGTCTTGTTTTGTAATGCATTAGGTAAGTCAGTTTCTTTGACAGATTGTCCGTTATCGTAGAAGACCGGAACTGCACGATCTACAGTTGTTGGTGGGAACATTGCAAATGAAGGTAACGTTCCTAAGTTATATTGCTTGCCCCAGAAACTTGGGTTTGAATATACAACAACATTTACCGTTGCTTCTGTTTGGAAGTTCTTCATGAAGACTTTTCCATTGGTGAACTGGTAAGTTGGTGTACCATCAGGTTTTTGTGTAGTAGCTTTCGTCGGTAAGTATACATTACCTGTTACTGGAACCTTAATTGTATAAGATCCTGGACGTGCAACGAGAGCTTTATCAGAAACACCGGGCTTTCTAATATCTTTCAAAGCCAGTGCAGTTTTTCCATCAGTAACATTACTAAAAGTTGCGTTACCTAAAAGCTTCGTCCAATCAGTACTACTACTTGCATTTACATCATCGTAAGCTAAAAAGTTTTGATCTTGGACAAGAGTTGCACCATAATTTCCAACAGAAGGCGCACCATTATAACGCACGTTATTTAATTTGCTAACGATTGTGCTCAAATCTGTACCTTCAGGAACGACTACTGAGTCCATTGAGTATGAACTTAAATGTCCATCTTTTTTCAATTTATCAACTGCATTGAAAGTATCTAAATCAGACGAATTATTGGCATCATAAGCTTTGGGATCCACAGCTGACGTAAATTGTTTATAGGCTTCATCAGTTTTTTCGATTACTTGTTTCCATTCGTAGTTGTCATCAACATAGTTAGGGAGCCCCTCTGTTGAATCCAAAGGATTGACAATGTCAGAAGATATTTTAAATGGTTGGTTATGGATATAGCCACTATTACTTGCTTTTGCAATATCTCCTAAATTTGAACTATTAGCTAATTGTTTAGCTACAAACGGTATATGAATATTACTTTGCACTTCATTAGTCCATGTAGCACCAGTAGGTTTATTAGCATTAACTGCTTTATAATCAATTGACTCACCCGTCGCTCCATCAAGAAGAACCGTTGAATTTTGTAGACTGATAAATGCTGTAGCTGCATTTTTTGTTCCACTATCCAATAAACCTGATTCTGCAACTAAGCTAACTACAATCCGACCTTGTTTAAGTAAATCGACTGCCTGCAATTCTTTTCCATCTGACCCATTAATCAAAATTTTAAGTGTTGCTTTATTTGGGTCACCAA of Xylocopilactobacillus apicola contains these proteins:
- a CDS encoding immunoglobulin-like domain-containing protein, with translation MKKTFVKYFGVASATLLAAAPAVTPALMTAAGQQTVKAAGLQDNITAAFKADNSIVPVSDADWDQLTSINVKDIAKPETNAVDKAYLKRLKDTAESARSEFATNAYNTFVNNGPADSLPLSSVYTSWMLGVGFNGSSLTNGVSVAYIGNLVKDQYGTVNKYNQVTFSSWAAQFDNDTKVDKDHGETPLSSTYFWGDKDQTKTVGDYTKEVLAAQLKQQIANLPLWWFVTTTSKPAVAPYNVFTSNIAGVANKINGKQATFTPLDSDDAGESGYVTVVPNGGTDTTVVDENDPSISFVGDNLVNLQTYTEKELINLVPAKNRGVDKSGNPFNDIAGKFKVGNGYVTAAPANEGSKVWNVILKSMMNPKDASFPLKDLTTTGIYKARMIVNGKDPLKNEFITKDEIKNADRISIQMIFKDSGQNEYKTPTIWLSHNAKYTVDTSGLGNITRLPGDFYSPSFGINGIDNATGLPMDSKRFVVVPAGTNLADYTDSKNNIDLTALASLTGGIVGTDALAANDPFGTSMKGSGLATDNYSTDPNLYYSKFGSYNDAVDIYYINAAGKVTSTTTVGKETTAAQSRVNAAKAVNDAVDEYMYSIGTGAQVKAAGLIDVMYKAAAPYLDGTKVKNVTDFKNIYVDLTKYDIPVTGGTAKTGVGSDAIANLVIDHTKTFYFNPNSSRTSDGIFDNYGRNNSKPDAHTAFQSTLGESINQLIMGIPDSRFVTQKDPDSKPNYTVPATNLDKIVANAGRTTKVDVPSKYLPQVSFDTYTSGASYYGNGATINNWFNYGSLETSAAANDNPYYPSGGVIVSGTGSSASSAAPSKSDAYFAPASFTANYYTADQLKARVTDNIQKYMTAKLSNPNTETDSKTNGYFNAYSGAGIKGDAATAYIANGAIPAEDLTIDTSKVDVTKPGKYEITVTYKPLQSINKNVDAGNTNKKVAITDAQGHLFKGGALTTDVFGSDKVSPDTATASEDGSNISNPEAKLSRHDADQIFANGAPATYTLPIEITDGSGVVAGSPVIAFTSGGQNVTIAKGAQFDPYKGIQFFARPGAAAWKGQGDDSLDVKINGQINTNVEGTYTLNYVVTNKAGKVSKLTRVITVGSGVEAPTETAFNMSPAYIDYVPGYNVRAYSAPRAEWTGKQLLHGTSVQVTNKAVYSDGETWYKLSDGSYVKAEYVKAGQAPDTAVDATGTATVTYVPGYGIAVYTGAGSAELVQEAGAAKRLPDGTAWKVFKKQTVAGVTYYNLGGNQWVDGRYVSFK
- a CDS encoding immunoglobulin-like domain-containing protein; protein product: MKKSLIKYFGVASTTLLAVAPAAAPAVQNALNATLTNKVSATGNTGTSVRMDLSGQDEYSQLFQRSINNADTPFRGITGGLWPSGLSDPGYVMDPKVQYNVDTVEGLIQLAKLSNGVGGQLPDDIFADGVKIHASDVAKYLFTNTDGSQRNNLSDFYYESTRKEKSVQLKTETPVYKAAKFISDKIGGKNAADILGSSFFGDPNKATLKILINGSDGKELQAVDLLKQGRIVVSLVAESGLLDSGTKNAATAFISLQNSTVLLDGATGESIDYKAVNANKPTGATWTNEVQSNIHIPFVAKQLANSSNLGDIAKASNSGYIHNQPFKISSDIVNPLDSTEGLPNYVDDNYEWKQVIEKTDEAYKQFTSAVDPKAYDANNSSDLDTFNAVDKLKKDGHLSSYSMDSVVVPEGTDLSTIVSKLNNVRYNGAPSVGNYGATLVQDQNFLAYDDVNASSSTDWTKLLGNATFSNVTDGKTALALKDIRKPGVSDKALVARPGSYTIKVPVTGNVYLPTKATTQKPDGTPTYQFTNGKVFMKNFQTEATVNVVVYSNPSFWGKQYNLGTLPSFAMFPPTTVDRAVPVFYDNGQSVKETDLPNALQNKTMNITVGDSRFYDASSKTTSQNKLASYIKGAFGDAVVKKQVLISDEDIKTSSKNPIDTNNLPADVDFPNGAIFYTQRPDANTNNAGDGSSFSVDASAVDLSKAGTYDVKITYTNAKNGKFGLGSESSTITIPVTIASTNEPGFYFMGGLDQTIKTGDSFDPMKFKVGHSMDEINQMIANGTADDGVDYVIDPAKTGINVTIAGNVDTTVPGNYTLTYTATDIASGKSTTMTRTITVIGNTAPTDPSKPATPDVTEFNAIGYVNFVPGYGINVWDAPNGKFTGQRLPDMSAWKIDHKTTIDGKTWYQVGANQWVDGSYISLNPVDHMKPMTGSIKISYVPGYGVRVYKGADTTQPTEQFLQDGTEWQVFGELNGYYNVGKDQWIKSEYGIQG